GGACACGCGCATCGATCGTACGGTCGCCATCAAAGTCTTGCCGTCGCGACTTGCCGATGACGCCGGGCTCAAGCAACGGTTCGAGCGAGAGGCGAAGAGCATCTCCAGCTTGAACCACCCTCATATCTGCACGCTCTACGAGTTCGACAGCCACGACGGCACCGATTTCCTCGTGATGGAGCACCTCGAAGGCGAATCGCTCGCCGAGCGCATCGTGCGGAAAGGCGCCATTCCATTCGACACCGCACTCCGCTACGCCACTCAGATCGCGGACGCACTCGAGGGGGCACACCGCCACGGCGTCGTGCATCGCGACCTGAAGCCCGGCAACATCTTCTTGACGGAAACCGGCGCCAAGCTACTGGATTTCGGGTTGGCGAAGCTCGCCGACCCGCAGGGGGGTGCCGCAGCGGAGGCTCTCTCCGCGATCCCGACCCAGGCTCAAGCGCTCACCGAGCAAGGCGCCATCCTGGGGACGTTCCAGTACATGGCCCCCGAACAGCTCGAAGGGAAAGAGGCCGACGCTCGGACGGACGTTTTCGCGTTCGGCGCCGTCGTCTACGAGATGGTCACGGGAAAGAAGGCATTCGAGGGCAAGAGCCAGGCGAGCTTGATCGGGGCGATCCTGGAGCGGGAGCCGGAGGCGATGTCGAGGCTCCAACCGCTCGCGCCCCTCGCGCTCGAGCGCGTCGTGAAGAAGTGTCTCGCCAAGGCGCCCGAAGCCCGCTATCACACGATGCACGACCTCGCCGACGAGCTCCGGTGGATTGGCGAGGCGACTCCTTCGGACGAGACGGCGGAGAAGCCCGGTGGCGTCGGAGTCCGCCTGAAACTAGCAGCCACCTTTCTCCTCGGCGTACTCGTTGCCGGAGTTGCCTTCTTCGGTCTTTCACCCCGTTCGAGCCGCCCGCGTGTCGCCCGATTCGCCGCCGTGCTGCCCGATCAGCTCGCGGCCCGCCAATACACGGTGATCGCCATCGCTCCCGATGGAAGCCGGTTCGCTTACGTGGCGAACGGCTCGATTCACGTGAGGGAGCTCGATCAGCTCGAGGCCAGGTCCCTGCCCGGTACCGAAGGCTCTCCTCGGGAGCTTGCTTTTTCTCCCGATGGGGAGTGGATCGCCTACTACGACGATGGACAGCTCATGAAAGTAAACGTCTCCGGAGGAGCGCCGCTTCGACTCAGCGAGATGGAGCAACCTAATGGTCTTAGCTGGGCCGAGGACGATGTCCTCCGTTTCGGTGGAACCGGAGGCGTCTGGCAAGTTCCAGGAAGCGGAGGCGCTCCGGAGCTCGTCTTGAGCACGTCGCAAGGCCCGTGGCGCCCTCAGCTTCTGCCCGACGGCCGCACCTATGTTTTTTTACTAACGCCCACGGGTGGAAGCATTATGGTGCAATCACCCGAGGATGACGCCCCACGGGTCCTCTTCGAGGGAGCCGCCGGCGATGTGCGCTACCTCCCCAAGGGGCACCTCGTCTTTACCGTGCCCAATGATATCTTCGCGGTCTCCTTCGATGCCGAGCGG
This window of the Vicinamibacteria bacterium genome carries:
- a CDS encoding protein kinase; this translates as MAIASRTRLGAYEVLEPIGAGGMGEVYKAKDTRIDRTVAIKVLPSRLADDAGLKQRFEREAKSISSLNHPHICTLYEFDSHDGTDFLVMEHLEGESLAERIVRKGAIPFDTALRYATQIADALEGAHRHGVVHRDLKPGNIFLTETGAKLLDFGLAKLADPQGGAAAEALSAIPTQAQALTEQGAILGTFQYMAPEQLEGKEADARTDVFAFGAVVYEMVTGKKAFEGKSQASLIGAILEREPEAMSRLQPLAPLALERVVKKCLAKAPEARYHTMHDLADELRWIGEATPSDETAEKPGGVGVRLKLAATFLLGVLVAGVAFFGLSPRSSRPRVARFAAVLPDQLAARQYTVIAIAPDGSRFAYVANGSIHVRELDQLEARSLPGTEGSPRELAFSPDGEWIAYYDDGQLMKVNVSGGAPLRLSEMEQPNGLSWAEDDVLRFGGTGGVWQVPGSGGAPELVLSTSQGPWRPQLLPDGRTYVFLLTPTGGSIMVQSPEDDAPRVLFEGAAGDVRYLPKGHLVFTVPNDIFAVSFDAERLSLVGSPVPVIQGSDWQLDVSRSGTLLYLPSAGATGRRLVWVDRSGTVSPATDEKQPFRRPHLSADGLRVLVEVATNTGPPDIWVYDLERSTRTRVTTGAGGDPVWAPNGETIVFRRNEGGDLYSKAADGSGEAELLLTSDTPKDPHSFSPDGKRLAYYERTGHRDIWVLDLDENEAEPFVVTEFNERSPKFSPDGRFIAYTSDASGQDEIYVQPYPGPGRRTVVSTEGGFDPVWSRDGQELFYRNGNRMMAAKIATAPRFTASMPQTLFEGAFLTDIPASGSRTYDVSPDGQRFLMVEGGEERSEVHIVLNWLEELEARVPGAR